One Amycolatopsis thermophila DNA segment encodes these proteins:
- a CDS encoding TetR family transcriptional regulator — MATRRRTHRASEMSKRAILEAVLSQVVKAGYEGTTMADVARAAGLPIGSVYWHFQNKEQLFVELLDYCFEVWKQTDAGISGMRERLRRSISESAAASASLDEPAAAFWSIGLVFAFERRLEDNLARQRYLAIREEMFQLVTDRVRASHPGVPEEVLAELAVDMAVMGRALTDGFRVAAAAGDDIDFLRYAELSADALEFLVAARLKEHEHA; from the coding sequence ATGGCGACGAGGCGAAGGACCCACCGGGCGTCCGAGATGTCGAAGCGGGCGATCCTCGAGGCCGTGCTCTCGCAGGTGGTGAAGGCCGGGTACGAGGGCACCACCATGGCCGACGTCGCACGCGCGGCTGGTCTGCCGATCGGGTCGGTGTACTGGCACTTCCAGAACAAGGAGCAGCTCTTCGTCGAGCTGCTCGACTACTGCTTCGAGGTCTGGAAGCAGACCGACGCCGGCATCAGCGGCATGCGTGAGCGGCTGCGGCGCAGCATCAGCGAGTCGGCGGCGGCTTCGGCGAGCCTGGACGAGCCGGCCGCGGCGTTCTGGAGCATCGGCCTCGTCTTCGCGTTCGAGCGGCGCCTGGAGGACAACCTCGCCCGCCAGCGGTACCTCGCCATCCGCGAGGAGATGTTCCAGCTCGTCACCGACCGGGTGCGGGCCTCCCACCCGGGCGTGCCGGAAGAGGTCCTGGCGGAGCTGGCGGTGGACATGGCCGTCATGGGCCGCGCGCTCACCGACGGCTTCCGCGTCGCCGCGGCGGCCGGCGACGACATCGACTTCCTCCGGTACGCCGAGCTGTCCGCCGACGCGCTCGAATTCCTGGTCGCCGCCCGCCTGAAGGAGCACGAGCATGCCTGA
- a CDS encoding MFS transporter: protein MRITDHIARERMSGLQIRAVVVAIGLVVLDGYDVSLTSFSAPYIEKGFGVSKAELGLVMSGALIGMLVGSIVVAPLADRIGRRKMGVISTLTIAIGMLIGPFATQETGTWPLVLSRIVTGIGIGALVAAVGVILAEYTAKRVYALVMAVYAAAINIGGLLGSMIVGPMLGAHGWRFGWWAGFALSLIAALATFAFLPESLAWLSEGRRKDSLQRLNALLTKMHRPALDALPESDSTSVKAKGSLRTVFTGRTGLYTLLMVIGYFAYMLSFYFMTNWAPSTVASANHQPALAAQLVTAFSVGGILGNVLFGFLGDKLNVRLLTPVFLVLATVTLSLFGFAGPGMPTAWWTLFLASFFVCAGTAAFYAIVPALYPTLARSTGFGVVIGVGRFGGIAAPIVGGAAFDAGMGMGAAFTVFALPMLVAGLCVVGLHLSLRRRSAAPDVQLAATSA, encoded by the coding sequence ATGAGGATCACCGACCACATCGCTCGAGAAAGAATGAGCGGCCTGCAGATCCGCGCCGTCGTCGTGGCGATCGGCCTGGTCGTGCTCGACGGCTACGACGTCTCGCTCACGTCGTTCTCCGCCCCCTACATCGAGAAGGGCTTCGGGGTCTCGAAAGCCGAGCTCGGCCTCGTCATGTCGGGCGCGCTGATCGGCATGCTCGTGGGCTCGATCGTCGTCGCGCCGCTCGCCGACCGCATCGGCCGGCGCAAGATGGGCGTCATCTCCACCCTGACGATCGCGATCGGCATGCTCATCGGCCCGTTCGCGACGCAGGAGACCGGCACCTGGCCGCTCGTCCTGAGCCGCATCGTCACCGGGATCGGCATCGGCGCCCTGGTGGCCGCGGTCGGCGTCATCCTCGCGGAGTACACCGCCAAGCGCGTGTACGCGCTGGTGATGGCGGTCTACGCCGCCGCCATCAACATCGGCGGGCTGCTGGGCTCGATGATCGTGGGCCCGATGCTCGGCGCGCACGGCTGGCGGTTCGGCTGGTGGGCCGGGTTCGCCCTGAGCCTGATCGCCGCGCTCGCCACGTTCGCCTTCCTCCCCGAATCACTGGCCTGGCTTTCGGAGGGCCGGCGCAAGGACTCCCTGCAGCGGCTCAACGCGCTGCTGACGAAGATGCACCGCCCCGCGCTCGACGCGCTCCCGGAGTCCGACTCGACCAGTGTCAAGGCGAAGGGCTCGCTGCGCACCGTGTTCACCGGCCGGACCGGCTTGTACACGCTGCTGATGGTCATCGGGTACTTCGCGTACATGCTCAGCTTCTACTTCATGACGAACTGGGCGCCGAGCACCGTCGCGTCCGCCAACCACCAGCCGGCCCTCGCCGCGCAGCTCGTCACGGCGTTCAGCGTCGGCGGCATCCTCGGCAACGTCCTTTTCGGCTTCCTCGGCGACAAGCTCAACGTCCGCCTCCTCACCCCGGTCTTCCTGGTACTGGCCACCGTCACCCTGTCGCTGTTCGGCTTCGCCGGCCCGGGGATGCCGACCGCCTGGTGGACCCTGTTCCTGGCCTCGTTCTTCGTCTGCGCGGGCACCGCCGCCTTCTACGCGATCGTCCCCGCGCTCTACCCGACGCTGGCCCGCTCGACCGGGTTCGGTGTCGTCATCGGCGTCGGCCGGTTCGGCGGCATCGCGGCGCCGATCGTCGGCGGGGCGGCCTTCGACGCGGGCATGGGGATGGGGGCGGCCTTCACCGTCTTCGCCTTGCCCATGCTCGTCGCCGGCCTCTGCGTCGTGGGCCTGCACCTGAGCCTGCGCCGCCGCTCCGCCGCACCGGACGTTCAGCTCGCCGCCACGTCCGCGTAG
- a CDS encoding 3-carboxyethylcatechol 2,3-dioxygenase: MPLAVAALSHAPSFGNVDPGGETFAEINAAIDEVRGFVAEYGPDLVVVFGPDHFNGQLYSLITPWVIGAVAEGIGDYGTTAGPLPVDGEAARAFHTAVLGAGIDIGRSERMKVDHGVVQPLDFVFGKDFTQSIVPVFVNAIGLPLSPLRRVRLMGEAFGRAAQEMDKKVLFLASGGISHSPPIPRWEGAPDTVHERLVSYAPSPEERHEREQLIVKGIQAIADGKAPSDPLNEEWDTLVLDVLRSGDLAQADGWENGWFLAEGGSAAHEMRSWIAAYAALSTAGPYRLAVDHYWAVEKWGAGFAIQAAVTA, from the coding sequence ATGCCGCTGGCTGTCGCCGCGCTCTCCCACGCGCCGTCCTTCGGCAACGTCGACCCGGGCGGGGAGACGTTCGCCGAGATCAACGCCGCCATCGACGAGGTCAGGGGGTTCGTCGCCGAGTACGGCCCCGACCTGGTCGTGGTGTTCGGGCCCGACCACTTCAACGGCCAGCTCTACTCGCTGATCACCCCGTGGGTGATCGGTGCGGTCGCCGAAGGCATCGGCGACTACGGCACCACCGCGGGGCCGCTCCCCGTCGACGGCGAAGCCGCCCGGGCCTTCCACACCGCAGTGCTGGGTGCGGGCATCGACATCGGCCGCAGCGAGCGGATGAAGGTCGATCACGGCGTGGTGCAGCCGCTCGACTTCGTGTTCGGCAAGGATTTCACGCAGTCGATCGTGCCGGTGTTCGTGAACGCGATCGGCCTACCGCTCTCCCCCCTGCGGCGGGTGCGCCTCATGGGCGAGGCGTTCGGCCGGGCCGCCCAGGAGATGGACAAGAAGGTGCTGTTCCTCGCCTCGGGCGGCATCTCCCACAGCCCGCCGATCCCGCGCTGGGAGGGTGCCCCCGACACGGTGCACGAGCGCCTGGTCAGCTATGCGCCCTCGCCCGAGGAACGGCACGAACGCGAGCAGCTGATCGTCAAGGGCATCCAGGCGATCGCCGACGGCAAGGCCCCGAGCGACCCGCTGAACGAGGAATGGGACACGCTCGTCCTCGACGTGCTCCGCTCCGGCGACCTCGCTCAGGCGGACGGCTGGGAGAACGGCTGGTTCCTGGCGGAGGGCGGCTCGGCCGCGCACGAGATGCGCAGCTGGATCGCCGCCTACGCGGCACTGTCCACGGCGGGCCCGTACCGCCTGGCCGTCGACCACTACTGGGCGGTCGAGAAGTGGGGCGCCGGCTTCGCGATCCAGGCGGCGGTGACCGCGTGA
- a CDS encoding alpha/beta fold hydrolase yields MNRTGTRHLATFWEEIADLEHTLRYVDAGGYRTRVLDFTGAGPGAQTVILANGTSGHIEAWTQNVRAFAEAGFRVVGYDYPGHGYSSPADHPLEIRDYEEHLLALLDALELERVHLAGESLGGWLALKFAPKHPERLHTVILSAPGGRMIAGPRLDKTQSVSTQAVHEPTFDNVKKRLQVVIHDPEKITDELVRVRRAIYARDGFSMANVTALREPERRWRNRVTDEDFAAMPVPALMVWTDNEPTGDEAEGERLCGLLPDGEYLLIRGAAHWPQWEGAAEFNAAAVAFLKKHACGKDRR; encoded by the coding sequence GTGAACCGCACCGGAACGAGACACCTCGCGACCTTCTGGGAGGAGATCGCGGACCTGGAGCACACGCTGCGGTACGTGGACGCGGGCGGCTACCGCACCCGGGTCCTCGACTTCACCGGAGCGGGCCCCGGGGCTCAGACGGTCATCCTCGCCAACGGCACCAGCGGCCACATCGAGGCGTGGACGCAGAACGTCCGCGCCTTCGCCGAGGCGGGCTTCCGGGTGGTCGGCTACGACTACCCCGGCCACGGCTACTCCTCGCCGGCGGACCATCCGCTGGAGATCCGCGACTACGAGGAGCACCTGCTCGCGCTGCTCGACGCACTGGAGCTGGAGCGCGTGCACCTCGCCGGCGAGTCGCTGGGCGGGTGGCTCGCGCTGAAGTTCGCGCCGAAGCACCCCGAGCGGCTGCACACGGTGATCCTTTCCGCGCCGGGCGGGCGGATGATCGCCGGACCGCGACTGGACAAGACGCAGTCGGTGAGCACCCAGGCGGTGCACGAACCGACCTTCGACAACGTGAAGAAGCGCCTGCAGGTCGTCATCCACGACCCGGAGAAGATCACCGACGAGCTCGTCCGCGTCCGCCGGGCGATCTACGCCCGGGACGGGTTCAGCATGGCGAACGTGACCGCGCTGCGGGAGCCGGAGCGGCGGTGGCGCAACCGCGTCACGGACGAAGACTTCGCCGCGATGCCGGTCCCGGCCCTGATGGTGTGGACCGACAACGAGCCGACCGGCGACGAAGCCGAGGGCGAGCGGCTGTGCGGATTGCTGCCGGACGGCGAGTACCTGCTGATCCGCGGGGCCGCGCACTGGCCGCAGTGGGAAGGCGCGGCGGAGTTCAACGCCGCGGCGGTCGCCTTCCTGAAGAAGCACGCGTGCGGAAAGGACCGCCGGTGA
- a CDS encoding 2-keto-4-pentenoate hydratase yields the protein MSVTQETIDRIARELFEAKRDVYTVPYVSPRLPERDLDAAYAISAEFAALRERELGVRRVGRKVGLTNPLVQQRVGIDEPDYGIIHDDMVHPSGAHLPLSRYNRLLIEAEVAFALKSDILEASRESVEAAIDYVTPAFEVVDFRYGGSVGQIVDTIADNAGCSGIVLGEERHPYGETDLTKVEMIITGGGAEITRGVGSNVLGDPVNAVIWLAGTAIRIGEPLRAGELLLSGSIGYIEPWPADVECVATITGLGRVVATADAKG from the coding sequence GTGAGCGTCACCCAGGAGACCATCGACCGGATCGCGCGCGAACTGTTCGAGGCGAAGCGCGACGTGTACACCGTGCCGTACGTGAGCCCGCGGCTCCCCGAGCGCGATCTCGACGCGGCGTACGCGATCTCCGCCGAGTTCGCCGCCCTCCGCGAGCGCGAGCTGGGTGTGCGGCGGGTGGGCCGCAAGGTCGGCCTGACCAACCCCCTCGTCCAGCAGCGCGTGGGTATCGACGAGCCCGACTACGGGATCATCCACGACGACATGGTGCACCCGTCGGGCGCGCACCTGCCGCTGTCGCGGTACAACCGGCTGCTGATCGAGGCCGAGGTCGCGTTCGCGCTGAAGAGCGACATCCTCGAGGCCTCCCGCGAGAGCGTCGAAGCCGCGATCGACTACGTGACGCCGGCGTTCGAGGTGGTCGACTTCCGCTACGGCGGCTCGGTCGGGCAGATCGTCGACACCATCGCGGACAACGCCGGCTGCAGCGGCATCGTGCTCGGCGAGGAGCGGCACCCGTACGGCGAGACCGACCTCACGAAGGTCGAGATGATCATCACCGGCGGCGGCGCGGAGATCACCCGGGGCGTCGGCAGCAATGTGCTGGGTGACCCGGTCAACGCGGTGATCTGGCTGGCCGGGACCGCGATCCGCATCGGCGAACCACTGCGGGCAGGCGAGCTGCTGCTGTCCGGGTCCATCGGCTACATCGAGCCGTGGCCCGCCGACGTCGAGTGCGTCGCCACCATCACCGGACTCGGTCGCGTGGTCGCGACCGCGGATGCGAAGGGCTGA
- a CDS encoding nuclear transport factor 2 family protein, whose product MSDYHPVDAATRVEIEQLIAEMLYRLDHNRADTTWELYTEDGVSAGPLGDMDREAMKAWGARRAQQTDIVSRHFIGGIRLVRDGEEVDGTVQYLTFRDTNEPPTQPASVGEFRERYRKVDGQWRFARREIVPIFGGQAAAAHAARLAGREGPAQ is encoded by the coding sequence ATGAGCGACTACCACCCCGTCGACGCGGCCACGCGCGTCGAGATCGAGCAGCTGATCGCGGAGATGCTGTACCGCCTCGACCACAACCGGGCGGACACCACCTGGGAGCTGTACACCGAGGACGGCGTCTCGGCCGGCCCACTGGGCGACATGGACCGCGAGGCCATGAAGGCCTGGGGTGCCCGGCGCGCCCAGCAGACCGACATCGTCAGCCGGCACTTCATCGGCGGGATCCGCCTCGTCCGGGACGGCGAGGAGGTCGACGGCACGGTGCAGTACCTGACCTTCCGCGACACCAACGAGCCGCCGACGCAGCCCGCGTCGGTCGGCGAGTTCCGCGAGCGGTACCGGAAGGTCGACGGGCAGTGGCGGTTCGCCCGCCGCGAGATCGTACCGATCTTCGGCGGCCAGGCAGCCGCCGCGCATGCCGCCCGGCTCGCCGGGCGAGAAGGGCCGGCGCAGTGA
- a CDS encoding HpcH/HpaI aldolase family protein has protein sequence MKRAALGGGNPVLYHQSVPSFSMPEWAAAAGYDGVVLDLQHGELGLEAACGILRSLPRQSAYCYARVGSLDPAPVLRLLDSGARGIIAPAIESRAEAEALVAAVAYPPVGNRSLGPSRPALYQGASYTEAGNLAVSAIAQIETKTGVDRAEEIVSTPGLDSVYIGPADLAVSYGLPGRGDWADGPVRAAIAHVREVTAAHGVTLGIYSGQPAYAAGLIADGLVDYAALGIDLVLLNRAFADTIAALDSARSSGSTA, from the coding sequence GTGAAGCGGGCAGCTCTCGGCGGCGGCAACCCCGTCCTGTACCACCAGTCGGTGCCGTCGTTCTCGATGCCGGAGTGGGCGGCGGCAGCCGGCTACGACGGGGTGGTCCTCGACCTCCAGCACGGCGAGCTGGGCCTGGAGGCGGCATGCGGGATCCTGCGCTCGCTGCCGCGGCAGAGCGCGTACTGCTACGCGCGGGTGGGCTCGCTCGATCCCGCGCCGGTCCTGCGGCTGCTCGACAGCGGGGCCCGCGGCATCATCGCGCCCGCGATCGAATCCCGGGCCGAGGCCGAGGCACTGGTCGCTGCGGTCGCCTACCCCCCGGTCGGCAACCGCAGCCTCGGCCCGTCCAGACCCGCGCTGTACCAAGGCGCCTCGTACACCGAGGCCGGCAATCTCGCCGTCTCCGCCATCGCCCAGATCGAGACGAAGACCGGCGTGGACCGTGCCGAGGAGATCGTGTCGACCCCGGGCCTGGACTCCGTCTACATCGGACCGGCCGACCTGGCCGTCTCCTACGGGCTGCCCGGGCGGGGCGACTGGGCGGACGGCCCCGTGCGCGCGGCGATCGCGCACGTGCGCGAGGTGACGGCCGCGCACGGCGTCACCCTCGGCATCTACTCGGGGCAGCCGGCGTACGCCGCCGGCCTGATCGCCGACGGCCTGGTCGACTACGCGGCCCTCGGCATCGACCTCGTCCTGCTGAACCGCGCGTTCGCCGACACCATCGCCGCGCTGGACTCGGCGCGATCTTCCGGGAGCACCGCATGA
- the mhpA gene encoding bifunctional 3-(3-hydroxy-phenyl)propionate/3-hydroxycinnamic acid hydroxylase MhpA — MSETTADVLIIGAGPVGLTLANLVGQQGVEVLLVEKGEELIDYPRAVGIDDEALRAMQTAGLVDEVLPHTIPDQKIYMVNGDRMILSEVDPRTREFGWPRRNGFVQPLVDQVLLAGLDRFPNATARFGTEVTDLAEDADGVVATLAGGGTVRARYAVAADGGASPTRKRLGISFEGETRPTDGIVIDVANDPIGTPHAVFGGDPARSYASIALPHGIRRWEFTLFEDETPDLVEDDAYVFGLLAPHVPDPAKLDIIRRRVYRHHARIAGRFRHGRIFLAGDAAHVMPVVGGQGWNSGIRDAFNLGWKLATVLKGLSTDALLDTYETERRGHVTQMVAVSLGMAKDMTDHDPEKAAERDRIAANRTPEEREALKRQAFKPQPKFDQGVVVHTPLPAFKTLPARDVPRLAGSIFPQPRATDADGVEMLLDEATGQGWRVIAWNNDPTAFLPAQRLAVLERLGARLVRIVPKTQLPWARKHAAPGVTVVGDLGGESSLQAWFDARPVGAVIVRPDHVIAAECLAQELDDVLGKVFEAACIA; from the coding sequence ATGAGCGAGACCACCGCCGACGTCCTCATCATCGGTGCGGGACCGGTCGGCCTCACCCTCGCGAACCTGGTGGGGCAGCAGGGCGTCGAAGTCCTCCTCGTCGAGAAGGGCGAGGAGCTGATCGACTACCCGCGGGCCGTCGGCATCGACGACGAGGCGCTGCGCGCGATGCAGACCGCCGGGCTCGTCGACGAGGTGCTCCCGCACACCATTCCGGACCAGAAGATCTACATGGTCAACGGGGACCGGATGATCCTGTCCGAAGTGGACCCGAGGACGCGCGAGTTCGGCTGGCCGCGCCGCAACGGCTTCGTGCAGCCGCTGGTCGACCAGGTGCTGCTCGCCGGCCTGGACCGCTTCCCGAACGCCACCGCGCGGTTCGGCACCGAAGTCACCGACCTCGCCGAAGACGCGGACGGCGTGGTGGCCACCCTCGCCGGCGGGGGGACTGTCCGCGCCCGGTACGCGGTCGCCGCCGACGGCGGGGCTTCGCCCACCCGCAAGCGCCTCGGCATCTCGTTCGAGGGCGAGACCCGGCCGACCGACGGCATCGTGATCGACGTGGCCAACGACCCGATCGGCACGCCCCACGCCGTCTTCGGCGGGGATCCGGCCCGCAGCTACGCCTCCATCGCGCTGCCGCACGGCATCCGGCGCTGGGAGTTCACCCTCTTCGAGGACGAGACCCCCGACCTCGTCGAGGACGACGCCTACGTCTTCGGGTTGCTGGCACCCCACGTACCGGACCCGGCCAAGCTCGACATCATCCGCCGCCGCGTGTACCGGCACCACGCCCGGATCGCCGGGCGGTTCCGCCACGGGCGGATCTTCCTCGCCGGTGACGCCGCCCACGTCATGCCGGTCGTCGGCGGCCAGGGCTGGAACTCGGGGATCCGTGACGCCTTCAACCTCGGCTGGAAGCTGGCCACCGTCCTCAAGGGCCTTTCGACCGACGCTCTGCTCGACACGTACGAGACCGAACGGCGGGGCCACGTCACGCAGATGGTGGCCGTCTCCCTCGGGATGGCGAAGGACATGACCGACCACGATCCCGAGAAGGCCGCGGAGCGCGACCGGATCGCCGCCAACCGCACCCCGGAGGAGCGGGAGGCCCTGAAGCGGCAGGCGTTCAAGCCCCAGCCGAAGTTCGACCAGGGCGTCGTGGTGCACACCCCGCTGCCGGCGTTCAAGACGCTGCCTGCGCGTGACGTGCCGCGTCTCGCCGGGTCGATCTTCCCGCAGCCGCGGGCCACCGATGCGGACGGCGTGGAGATGCTGCTCGACGAGGCCACCGGTCAGGGCTGGCGGGTGATCGCCTGGAACAACGACCCGACGGCCTTCCTGCCGGCGCAGCGGCTCGCCGTGCTCGAGCGCCTCGGCGCTCGCCTCGTGCGGATCGTGCCGAAGACACAGCTGCCATGGGCGCGCAAGCACGCCGCGCCCGGCGTCACGGTCGTCGGCGACCTCGGTGGGGAGTCGAGCCTGCAGGCCTGGTTCGACGCACGCCCGGTCGGCGCGGTCATCGTCCGCCCCGACCACGTGATCGCCGCCGAGTGCCTCGCCCAGGAACTCGACGACGTACTCGGCAAGGTCTTCGAGGCCGCCTGCATCGCGTGA
- a CDS encoding flavin-containing monooxygenase: protein MPEAAEIDDVYWRDEYTPITEDDAFLERIVAEADLPSLLTALAALTGDHTLIPPELRPPLPPVDTAPPAHGGMSEAAQARARELALTALKRVRDEGLTSPRLLDPEEARTIVDFITGGASAEDAALMMHELDLVTQRPGAPAWHVDEVAPDRDLEVAVIGTGMSGIAAMYRLKQAGVRFVAFEKHPEVGGTWWANTYPGVRLDTPTFAYSFSFAQRADWPHAYAEGAEVEGYAVEIVDRAKLREHIEFDTEVVSMTWDAASATWEVVVRRDGVEQCRRFHLVIAATGQLEKPSIPELPGQDDFGGVQMHSARWDHDVDLTGKRVAVVGTGASAYQIVPSIIDRVGHLDVFQRSGPWTVPAPNYHDRAPSALTWLSDHVPHYGQWFRFQAFWGARTGRLHTVKVDPEWDRTDSVSATNLRVREELTAILREQWADRPDMLDVVVPAYPPGGKRMLRDNGVWARALHREHAELVTSPIERFTAEGIATADGERHPVDVVIYATGFKASDHLDPIVVTGPSGQTLKEHWNGDATAWAGICVPGFPNLFLIQGPNTNYVVHGQFHFMIECGVEFTVEAIHQLLRRGAASLEVKQETLDRFLAWVDRGNAECAWAQPQVRTWYKNSRGRVSQVWPYSHLEYWTLTRGADFDSDFTLGSRPEATS from the coding sequence ATGCCCGAGGCCGCCGAGATCGACGACGTGTACTGGCGCGACGAGTACACGCCCATTACGGAGGACGACGCCTTCCTCGAACGCATCGTCGCCGAGGCCGACCTGCCGTCGCTGCTCACGGCGCTGGCCGCCCTGACCGGAGATCACACGCTGATCCCGCCGGAGCTGCGCCCCCCGCTTCCTCCCGTCGACACGGCTCCGCCCGCGCACGGCGGCATGAGCGAGGCCGCGCAGGCTCGAGCGCGTGAGCTCGCGCTGACCGCGCTCAAGCGCGTCCGCGACGAGGGGCTCACCTCGCCCCGCCTGCTGGACCCCGAGGAAGCACGCACCATCGTGGACTTCATCACGGGCGGGGCGAGTGCCGAGGACGCGGCGCTGATGATGCACGAGCTCGACCTGGTCACCCAGCGCCCGGGAGCACCGGCTTGGCATGTCGACGAGGTCGCACCCGACCGCGACCTCGAAGTCGCGGTCATCGGCACCGGGATGAGCGGCATCGCGGCCATGTACCGGCTCAAGCAGGCGGGCGTACGGTTCGTCGCGTTCGAGAAGCACCCCGAGGTCGGTGGCACCTGGTGGGCCAACACCTATCCCGGGGTGCGCCTCGACACCCCGACCTTCGCCTACAGCTTCTCCTTCGCCCAGCGGGCCGACTGGCCCCACGCGTACGCCGAGGGCGCCGAGGTCGAGGGGTACGCCGTCGAGATCGTCGATCGCGCCAAGCTGCGTGAGCACATCGAGTTCGACACCGAAGTCGTCTCGATGACCTGGGACGCAGCATCGGCCACCTGGGAGGTCGTCGTCCGGCGCGACGGCGTCGAGCAGTGCCGGCGGTTCCACCTCGTCATCGCCGCGACCGGGCAGCTGGAGAAGCCGAGCATCCCGGAACTCCCCGGACAGGACGACTTCGGCGGCGTACAGATGCACTCCGCGCGGTGGGACCACGACGTGGACCTGACCGGGAAGCGCGTCGCGGTGGTCGGCACCGGCGCCAGCGCCTACCAGATCGTCCCGAGCATCATCGACCGAGTCGGCCACCTCGATGTCTTCCAGCGGTCCGGACCGTGGACGGTGCCCGCCCCGAACTACCACGACCGGGCACCATCGGCCCTGACCTGGCTCAGCGACCACGTCCCGCACTACGGGCAGTGGTTCCGGTTCCAGGCGTTCTGGGGTGCGCGCACCGGACGGCTGCACACCGTCAAGGTCGATCCGGAGTGGGACCGCACCGACTCGGTGTCGGCCACCAACCTGCGGGTGCGGGAGGAACTCACCGCGATCCTGCGCGAGCAGTGGGCGGACCGCCCCGACATGCTCGACGTCGTCGTGCCCGCGTACCCGCCCGGCGGCAAGCGCATGCTCCGCGACAACGGCGTGTGGGCGCGCGCACTGCACCGGGAGCACGCCGAGCTCGTCACCTCCCCGATCGAACGGTTCACGGCTGAGGGCATCGCCACCGCCGACGGCGAGCGGCACCCGGTCGACGTCGTGATCTACGCGACCGGGTTCAAGGCGTCCGACCACCTCGACCCGATCGTGGTCACCGGGCCGTCCGGGCAGACGCTCAAGGAGCACTGGAACGGTGACGCGACGGCCTGGGCCGGCATCTGCGTGCCCGGCTTCCCGAACCTCTTCCTCATCCAGGGGCCCAACACGAACTACGTCGTGCACGGCCAGTTCCACTTCATGATCGAATGCGGGGTCGAGTTCACCGTCGAGGCGATCCACCAGCTGCTGCGCCGCGGGGCGGCCTCGCTCGAGGTCAAGCAGGAGACCCTGGACCGCTTCCTCGCCTGGGTCGACCGGGGCAATGCCGAGTGCGCATGGGCGCAGCCGCAGGTCCGCACCTGGTACAAGAACTCCCGCGGCCGGGTCTCGCAGGTGTGGCCGTACAGCCATCTCGAGTACTGGACGCTGACCCGGGGCGCCGACTTCGACTCCGACTTCACGCTCGGCTCACGCCCCGAGGCGACGTCGTGA